TCATCAAGCTGGCGAGTTCACTTTCAAGAAGTGTTATCAATGGTTGGTTACTAGAAACATAGTTGAAGAGAATCAAACTGAGTGCGTTCACCCAAAGATAATCTGGTCGAAATTGTGGCCAGCTAAAGTCAGTTTCTTTCTTTGGCTTGCGACGAAAAATAAAGTGCTAACTCAAGACAAATTAATCAAACGAAGATGGAGAGACTGGGCAAACCACTGCTACCTATGCATTAACGATGAAGAAACCTCACGGCACTTACTTCTCCACTGCTCGACTGCTATTTACATATGGAATTTCTTCAAGGTTGAATTTCATCTGAATTGGGTTCTTCCTCATTCAATTCACACAGCTCTTAGTACATGGCCTTGCTCCTCTATTAGATCGAGAAAGTCACTTGTCATCAAGGCCCTTCCCGTTGCTATTTTATGGAACCTTTGGAAGGAACGGAACCGAAGAGCTTTCAAAAACAAGTCCTCGACAACAGCCAAGATCATCCAATCTATCAAGCATATCATTGCATACTGGTTGTATCTGCAGCCTGAGTTTCAGAAAATTTCTCTTAAGCAGTTCATGATCAATTGGAAGACGGTGGTTTTCGAACCACCATGAGAAAATCACCTCGCATATATTTATGTGTTTACTGTAGaggttttctttttggtttcttttggttgcttgattttcttttttctccaGGTGGATTCCTTGTCCTACCTTGGTCGGTGACTAATTCCTTGTATTTGTATTCTTTGGTGGACTTAGTCTTGACTCACGAGAACGGATGATTTTTTATACGCTAATATCAAATATATCTAAATTATATTCTCTAACGGGGGGAATATTTGTGAcccattttgtttttttgtattagTAGCCCACCATTAAGATACTATATATAGAGCccaaaattaacaaaaataataCTAGATTACATGAATGACCTTTAACTAATTTAGGAGAGCAAATCCGGATTTTATTGAGATACAACTTTGAAAAGTCAACAACaagataaaactaaaaacaatccCTAAATTAACGTCTTATTCTCGTTAATTATATATATACACGGAATCTTACCGATTAATATTTCCTGTGAAATATTTAATCTTATACCACGTTTCTCTTCCGTGTTTTTTTTTAGTTCTAAAAGCAAGCGTTCAATATGTATAAGAGATGCGATATATTATTGTGATGGAATTTTCATATTATTGTGATGGATGCAGCTATCACGGCTTATTGAAACCGTTGTTTTCCTTTTAATTATTGTGAAAAAATTCTTTGCCCCGATGAAATTCGCAATTATCACAAGTTAGGATAATCGCCATTATCACCTATCCTATTGTGAAAAATACAGTTCCCTTGTGAAAACCGCAGTTATGATAGGATGATTGCGATTACCACCGATTGATTGTGAAAAATACAGTTGTCTCCTGTGAAAATCGCAGTTATCACAAGATAGGATGATTGCGATTATCACCTATCCCAGTACGATATCAAGTTTAACCTTtccttagaaagaaaaaaaaataatttgagtTAAATGATTTTATTGATCTACATAACTAAATCAGGTCGTGGAATTTCTTTAAACACTTCTGTAGCATCTCGGCCCTAAAAATTCAGTACAATCATAAGTTAGTCCAAAGGAAAAAGCAAAAAAAGTGATAAAGTGACAACCTCTCTCTCACtccttcttctccaacaaaaccatcaaaagcAACTCTTCTCTactcagatctagtccaaaaatggactagatctgagcagatttcttcatttttctttgctttctaggttagtagattagtttggtttttattatgttttctacttatctacaccattttggtggttttatctactatTTCGAGGTTTGT
This genomic stretch from Papaver somniferum cultivar HN1 chromosome 5, ASM357369v1, whole genome shotgun sequence harbors:
- the LOC113278957 gene encoding uncharacterized protein LOC113278957; the protein is MGTNNNPLWKQLIAEKYGLEQSEWHTKYSKQPYGYSIWKGINKYTELFKSNCIFRLGDGTRISFWIDIWVGDQPLFQRFPAVYGVCATKNHTISQMYNVNAEIWELGITRRVHDNVISEIATLLHLLETNGVTPSSSADVRLWKDGHQAGEFTFKKCYQWLVTRNIVEENQTECVHPKIIWSKLWPAKVSFFLWLATKNKVLTQDKLIKRRWRDWANHCYLCINDEETSRHLLLHCSTAIYIWNFFKVEFHLNWVLPHSIHTALSTWPCSSIRSRKSLVIKALPVAILWNLWKERNRRAFKNKSSTTAKIIQSIKHIIAYWLYLQPEFQKISLKQFMINWKTVVFEPP